A window of the Phaseolus vulgaris cultivar G19833 chromosome 5, P. vulgaris v2.0, whole genome shotgun sequence genome harbors these coding sequences:
- the LOC137835820 gene encoding pentatricopeptide repeat-containing protein At5g04780, mitochondrial-like isoform X2 encodes MLCTQIKPNCLTFASVISACVGQNGSQHCSTLHTHTIKQGCDTNNFVVSSLIDCYANQGQIDDAVHLFVETSEKDIVVYNSMISGYSKNMYSEDALKLFVEMRGRNLGLTNHTLCTVLNACSSLALLLQGRQVHSLVIKMGSERNVFVGSALIDMYSKGGDIDEAQLVLDQTSEKNNVLWTSMIMGYAQCGRGSEALELFDCLLTKQELIPDHICLTAVLTACNHAGLLDKGVEYFNKMTSNYGLSPDIDQYACLIDLYARNGNLSKARDLIQEMPYDPNYVIWSSFLSSCKIYGNVELGREAADELVKMEPCNAAPYLTLAHVYARKGLWNEVAEVRRLMQQRRIRKPAGWSWVDDVTHQQSNEN; translated from the coding sequence ATGCTATGCACCCAAATTAAGCCGAATTGTCTTACCTTTGCCAGTGTCATCAGTGCCTGCGTTGGGCAAAATGGTTCCCAACATTGCTCAACTCTTCATACTCATACCATCAAGCAGGGATGTGATACTAACAATTTTGTAGTCAGCTCATTGATTGATTGTTATGCTAATCAGGGACAAATTGATGATGCTGTACACTTATTTGTTGAAACCAGTGAGAAGGATATTGTTGTGTACAATTCTATGATATCTGGATATTCTAAAAACATGTACAGTGAAGATGCATTGAAGCTATTTGTAGAAATGAGGGGGCGAAATTTGGGTCTTACTAATCATACTTTATGTACTGTTTTAAATGCTTGCAGCAGCCTTGCATTGCTCCTTCAAGGAAGGCAAGTGCACTCTCTTGTTATCAAAATGGGTTCGGAAAGGAATGTGTTTGTGGGCAGTGCTTTGATTGATATGTATTCGAAAGGTGGCGACATTGACGAGGCTCAACTTGTGTTGGATCAGACTTCTGAGAAGAATAATGTGCTGTGGACATCCATGATCATGGGTTATGCTCAATGTGGGAGAGGTTCAGAGGCTTTGGAACTTTTTGATTGTCTATTGACCAAGCAAGAGTTAATTCCTGATCATATCTGCCTCACTGCTGTCTTAACAGCCTGTAATCATGCAGGATTACTTGACAAAGGGGTGGAATACTTCAACAAAATGACATCAAATTATGGCTTGTCTCCTGATATTGATCAATATGCTTGCTTGATTGATCTCTATGCCAGAAATGGAAATTTGAGTAAGGCAAGGGATTTAATACAAGAAATGCCCTATGATCCTAATTATGTAATATGGAGCTCTTTCTTGAGTTCTTGTAAGATATATGGAAATGTAGAACTTGGGAGAGAAGCTGCTGATGAACTTGTTAAGATGGAACCATGTAATGCAGCACCATATTTAACATTAGCACATGTCTATGCAAGAAAAGGTTTGTGGAATGAAGTAGCTGAAGTCAGAAGACTTATGCAACAAAGAAGAATCAGAAAACCTGCAGGATGGAGTTGGGTAGATGATGTTACTCATCAACAATCAAATGAAAACTAA
- the LOC137835818 gene encoding endochitinase PR4 encodes MGNKLVLVLVAVALVMGPKNVSAQNCGCAEGLCCSQYGYCGTGEDYCGTGCQQGPCTTASPPPSNNVNVADIVTADFFNGIIDQADSGCAGKNFYTRDAFLSALNSYTDFGRVGSEDDSKREIAAAFAHFTHETGHFCYIEEIDGASKDYCDEESIAQYPCSSSKGYHGRGPIQLSWNFNYGPAGSANNFDGLGAPETVSNDVVVSFKTALWYWMQHVRPVINQGFSATIRAINGALECDGANPTTVQARVNYYTEYCRQLGVATGDNLTC; translated from the exons ATGGGAAACAAATTGGTGTTAGTTCTTGTAGCAGTGGCCCTTGTTATGGGTCCAAAAAATGTGAGTGCTCAGAACTGTGGCTGTGCTGAAGGGTTATGCTGCAGCCAATACGGGTACTGTGGTACTGGTGAAGATTACTGTGGCACAGGGTGCCAGCAGGGTCCTTGTACCACAGCAAGTCCCCCACCAAGCAACAACGTTAATGTTGCAGACATTGTCACAGCAGATTTTTTCAACGGCATAATTGATCAAGCTGATTCTGGTTGTGCTGGCAAGAACTTTTACACAAGAGACGCTTTCCTCAGTGCTCTCAATTCCTACACTGACTTCGGTAGAGTTGGTTCCGAGGATGACTCCAAACGCGAGATTGCAGCTGCTTTTGCCCATTTCACACATGAAACTGGAC ATTTTTGCTACATCGAAGAGATAGATGGTGCAAGCAAGGATTACTGCGACGAGGAATCGATAGCACAGTATCCATGTTCTTCGAGCAAAGGGTACCACGGTCGTGGTCCGATCCAATTGTCTTGGAACTTCAACTATGGACCAGCAGGAAGTGCGAACAATTTCGACGGATTGGGCGCTCCAGAGACAGTGTCGAACGATGTTGTGGTGTCTTTCAAGACAGCATTGTGGTACTGGATGCAGCACGTGCGGCCTGTCATAAACCAGGGCTTCAGTGCAACCATCAGAGCCATCAATGGTGCACTCGAGTGTGATGGTGCCAACCCCACCACTGTTCAGGCTCGCGTTAATTACTACACAGAATACTGCAGACAATTGGGTGTTGCCACCGGTGATAATCTCACTTGCTAa
- the LOC137835819 gene encoding uncharacterized protein encodes MGSSLSASKRVENSLSNSADFDSVCDSAFSHCLALTQHAFQGVLPYQLKTASDYIHANATHPLLRKWLPAPPDRTQIDAALRLLPPNPDDDSLPLPLFKKWAHHLYTDAVVSAASKALMVRLPVGVAGIVGIGAVTRPPPQLVGTFVGAYSLAVALSIFLGLST; translated from the coding sequence ATGGGGTCATCGTTATCGGCGTCAAAGAGAGTGGAGAATAGTTTGTCAAACTCGGCCGATTTTGACTCGGTATGCGACTCGGCCTTCTCCCACTGCCTCGCTCTCACACAGCACGCTTTCCAAGGAGTGCTTCCCTACCAACTCAAAACCGCCTCCGACTACATCCACGCCAACGCCACACACCCGCTCCTCCGAAAGTGGCTTCCGGCACCACCCGATCGCACTCAAATCGACGCCGCACTCCGCCTACTCCCTCCGAATCCCGACGATGACTCCCTCCCGCTCCCCCTTTTCAAAAAATGGGCCCATCACCTCTACACCGACGCCGTCGTCTCCGCCGCCTCCAAAGCGCTCATGGTGCGCCTTCCCGTCGGCGTGGCCGGGATCGTCGGCATCGGCGCCGTCACTCGCCCCCCTCCTCAATTGGTTGGCACCTTCGTCGGAGCCTACTCTCTCGCCGTTGCTCTCTccatttttcttggcttatccacttaa
- the LOC137835820 gene encoding pentatricopeptide repeat-containing protein At2g13600-like isoform X1 — MWTRKLGRVNELIREFDNHGSSYFAYGFTHKFFGKPCQKHYFRNHSEISSIYGALESVSTVSGSMRRPIKYVLCSALSSCAKTLNWCLGIQIHSFMIRSGYEDNLFLSSALVDFYAKCYSILDAKKVFSDIKTHDQVSWTSLITGLSINGQGLEAFSLFKEMLCTQIKPNCLTFASVISACVGQNGSQHCSTLHTHTIKQGCDTNNFVVSSLIDCYANQGQIDDAVHLFVETSEKDIVVYNSMISGYSKNMYSEDALKLFVEMRGRNLGLTNHTLCTVLNACSSLALLLQGRQVHSLVIKMGSERNVFVGSALIDMYSKGGDIDEAQLVLDQTSEKNNVLWTSMIMGYAQCGRGSEALELFDCLLTKQELIPDHICLTAVLTACNHAGLLDKGVEYFNKMTSNYGLSPDIDQYACLIDLYARNGNLSKARDLIQEMPYDPNYVIWSSFLSSCKIYGNVELGREAADELVKMEPCNAAPYLTLAHVYARKGLWNEVAEVRRLMQQRRIRKPAGWSWVDDVTHQQSNEN; from the coding sequence ATGTGGACACGTAAACTCGGACGAGTCAACGAGTTGATTCGCGAGTTTGATAATCATGGTTCAAGCTATTTTGCTTATGGTTTCACCCACAAATTCTTTGGCAAACCATGTCAAAAACATTACTTTAGAAACCATTCTGAAATTTCTAGCATCTATGGAGCACTAGAGTCAGTAAGCACAGTGAGTGGATCGATGAGGAGACCAATAAAATATGTTCTTTGCAGTGCACTTAGTTCTTGTGCAAAAACCCTGAATTGGTGTTTGGGTATACAAATTCATTCTTTCATGATTCGATCTGGATATGAAGATAACTTGTTCCTCAGCAGTGCACTTGTTGATTTCTATGCCAAATGTTATTCTATTCTGGATGCAAAGAAGGTATTTAGTGACATCAAAACTCATGATCAGGTTTCATGGACTTCACTTATTACGGGATTATCGATCAATGGACAAGGATTAGAGGCCTTCTCGTTGTTCAAAGAGATGCTATGCACCCAAATTAAGCCGAATTGTCTTACCTTTGCCAGTGTCATCAGTGCCTGCGTTGGGCAAAATGGTTCCCAACATTGCTCAACTCTTCATACTCATACCATCAAGCAGGGATGTGATACTAACAATTTTGTAGTCAGCTCATTGATTGATTGTTATGCTAATCAGGGACAAATTGATGATGCTGTACACTTATTTGTTGAAACCAGTGAGAAGGATATTGTTGTGTACAATTCTATGATATCTGGATATTCTAAAAACATGTACAGTGAAGATGCATTGAAGCTATTTGTAGAAATGAGGGGGCGAAATTTGGGTCTTACTAATCATACTTTATGTACTGTTTTAAATGCTTGCAGCAGCCTTGCATTGCTCCTTCAAGGAAGGCAAGTGCACTCTCTTGTTATCAAAATGGGTTCGGAAAGGAATGTGTTTGTGGGCAGTGCTTTGATTGATATGTATTCGAAAGGTGGCGACATTGACGAGGCTCAACTTGTGTTGGATCAGACTTCTGAGAAGAATAATGTGCTGTGGACATCCATGATCATGGGTTATGCTCAATGTGGGAGAGGTTCAGAGGCTTTGGAACTTTTTGATTGTCTATTGACCAAGCAAGAGTTAATTCCTGATCATATCTGCCTCACTGCTGTCTTAACAGCCTGTAATCATGCAGGATTACTTGACAAAGGGGTGGAATACTTCAACAAAATGACATCAAATTATGGCTTGTCTCCTGATATTGATCAATATGCTTGCTTGATTGATCTCTATGCCAGAAATGGAAATTTGAGTAAGGCAAGGGATTTAATACAAGAAATGCCCTATGATCCTAATTATGTAATATGGAGCTCTTTCTTGAGTTCTTGTAAGATATATGGAAATGTAGAACTTGGGAGAGAAGCTGCTGATGAACTTGTTAAGATGGAACCATGTAATGCAGCACCATATTTAACATTAGCACATGTCTATGCAAGAAAAGGTTTGTGGAATGAAGTAGCTGAAGTCAGAAGACTTATGCAACAAAGAAGAATCAGAAAACCTGCAGGATGGAGTTGGGTAGATGATGTTACTCATCAACAATCAAATGAAAACTAA